The genomic interval GATTTAACTGTAGAATACTACACACAACGGGCTTCTGCCGGGCTCATTATTACTGAAGGTTCGCAAGTTTCGCCACAAGGGGTAGGATATGCTAATACGCCAGGTATTTATTCAGCAGAACAAGTAGAGGGCTGGAAACAAGTTACAACAGCTATTCATAATAAAGGTGGACGTGTATTTTTACAACTCTGGCATGTAGGCCGGGTATCTCACTCTTTGTATCATAATGGCGAGTTACCGGTAGCCCCTTCTGCCATTGCCATTCCCGGACAGGTTTATACAGCAGAAGGGCTAAAAGAGTATGAAACACCCAGAGCCTTAGAAACAACTGAGGTTAAAGATCTGGTAGAGCAATTCCGCCAGGGAGCCATTAATGCCAAAGCTGCCGGATTTGACGGCGTTGAAATTCATGGGGCAAACGGATATATTATTGAACAATTTATTGCCGACGGTTCTAATCAGCGCACAGATGAGTATGGAGGATCAATTGAGAACAGGGCTCGTCTGGCATTGGAAATTGTAGAAGCTGTAGTAGGGGTTTGGGGCGAAGGCAAAGTAGGCATCCGGTTTTCTCCCAGCAATTATTACAATGGTATCTCTAATTCAGATCCAGGCAGCATATATGATTACTTACTCAATGAACTGAACCGTTTTCCATTGGCCTATGTGCATTTAATGGAACCTTTAGCTTCCTTAGAGAAATTCCCGCACTACATTAAAGAAGTAGCTGCCCGTTACCGGAAAATCTACAAAGGCACCATTATCAGCAATGGCGGATATACCTTTGAAAAAGGAGAACAAACAATTTCTGAAGGCACTGTTGATTTAGTTGCCTACGGCAGCCTGTTCCTGGCTAATCCGGATTTACCGAAACGTTTTGAATTACAAGCGGCTTTGAATACCCCTGACCGGGCTACTTTCTATGGCGGTACTGAAAAAGGATATACGGATTATCCGTTCCTGGAAGAAGAGGAAGTAGAAATAAGCCGTTAATATATTTGTTTAACATTTGTGATTACTTATACCAAATAGGGCGAAGGCTATTCCATAGAGGTTGTAATCTTGCTGATGGCTTCTAAAATGTAAGGGTATCCGGTTAGAGAGGCGATCTGTCTTTGCCCATAACTTTTAGCCGTATTAGTGATCCAGGCTTCCAGTTCTTGTTCATGGCTGAAGTTGTGAAAAGCTACTTTGTTTTTCATATCCCCCCACAGCCTTTCGACCGGATTGAGTTCAGGGTTGGAAGAAGGTAAATACACCAGGCGGATATTTTGGGGCACTTGCAAGGCTTTTGCCCGGTGATAGCCTGCTTTGTCTACAAAGATAAACTTGAACACTTGCGGTTGATGGCGGCTAAACTCCTCAAGCATATACTCAAAGTAAAGCGTGTTAACCTGTGGGGCAGTAATAAAGAAGTGATCTCCTGTCAGCGGTTCTACCAATCCATAGCAGTAGCGGTAGATGAAGCGGTGCTGATAGGCTCCTACCGGTTTTATGCCGGCAAGGGTGATGGCTCTTCTCAAAACAGTCATCAAACCAAAGCGGCTCTCATCCTGATAGTACACCTTCCAATGGCTGACTACCCCTTTGGCAGCCAAAGGAGCATAGTAGCGCTGTAAGAGGAAAGTGAGCACCAAGTTTAGTTTTTTTTATACTTCTGCTCATAGGCTAGATCCTTTTTCAGGTTGCTCTTTCTAACCACTTTCAGCTTTGCCCCCAGCTGTCGGTGGACAAACCAATGTACATGCTCATAGCTCAGATCAATGCCATGCGCCGTGTGCAACCACTCATGGATTTGCTTATAAGAAGTAAAATAGTTGTTTGGATCAGCAAGCTTTGCCTTCAACTGCTCAAGTACTTTACCTGCAATCTGTGATGCCCTTTTGTGGCCGCCCGGATCTATCTGAAGACAGGCTTGCAGCCCTTTCTGTTTGTAAAGCCGGAACCACTGGCCCACTGCATGACGCTCATAGCCTACGGCAGCAGCTATTTGTCCATACGCTTTAGCCTGCCCACTCTTGTAGAGGTAAAAAGCCCGCAGTCTGGCTCCGGCTAGCGGATGGGCTATTTTTTTGCTCATCTTCAGCAACTGCTCGGCACTCTCGATGAGCTCAGTTTTGGTTACTCTTCCCATACTTGATCAACATATAACATCTATGGAAGGTTCTTTATACTATTCGGTATTAGAAGTAGAAAAGCCAGTTGAAGTTCAACCGGCTTTTCTGTTTAGAGCATGTTTTAATAGTATATTTTAAGAAGAAAGTTTATCAAAGAAGAATACCAGATAATACAAAGATTCTATGCATGATGGTCCGAAAAAACAGCGGGCAATGCGTTGGGTGCGCGTGGGGAAGCATTGACAACTATATTGGTTCTCTTCGGCTCTCGCCTCGAGAATTCTTGACTTTTCTTTGCTTACTTTCTTTGTGTCAAGACAAAGAAAGTAAGGACGGCGTAAGAAGAAATAAGAAGTATGTATTCCAAGATAAATTCACTATCAGATTGTAAGAACGAAATAATCAGATCTTATTCCGACCTCAGATTTTTCACCGGATTTACCAATGCCGCCCGGATAGCCTGATAGCTGATGGTAAATAAGGCAATTAATAAAGCAGTGAGACCGGCAAACACAAATATACTCGCACTTACCGGTGTCCGGTAGACAAAATCTTCGAGCCATTTATTCATCATATACCAGGCAATAGGAACAGCAATGGCAAAAGAGATGAGCACCAGTTTCACAAAGTTGATGGTAAGTAAGCTGAAAATATTCTGTATAGATGCCCCTAATACCAGCCGGATACCAATTTCCTTGCTTCGTTGCTCTACCATAAACGACGACAGCCCATATAAGCCGAGACAAGCGACTATAATGGCCAGAATGGCAAAACTGCTGAACACCCTTCCAGCCCGTTGCACATCTTCATACATTTTTGCAAAACTCTCATCCAGAAATGTATAGCGGATAGGCTGGTAGGGAGCTACCTCTTTCCACACTTTTTGCACAGCTTGAAGCGCACCCGCCATATCGGTGGTTTTTACTTTTACAGAAACAACAGACGGGCTATTTCCTAAGGCCAGTACCATCGGCTGTATGCTGTCTCTCATTGATTCAAAGTGGAAATCTTCTATTACGCCTATGATCTGCCAGGTTTCCCAGTTCTTAATCCGTTCCTGCGTAGGATTTTTAAAGCCCATTTTTTTCACCATCGCCTGGTTGATGATAACCGCCTGCGAATCGGTAGCCATTTGCGCAGAAAAGTTCCTCCCTT from Rhodocytophaga rosea carries:
- a CDS encoding alkene reductase, with amino-acid sequence MTTPALLTPYTLGSYQLKNRLVMAPMTRSRAGKGNVPTDLTVEYYTQRASAGLIITEGSQVSPQGVGYANTPGIYSAEQVEGWKQVTTAIHNKGGRVFLQLWHVGRVSHSLYHNGELPVAPSAIAIPGQVYTAEGLKEYETPRALETTEVKDLVEQFRQGAINAKAAGFDGVEIHGANGYIIEQFIADGSNQRTDEYGGSIENRARLALEIVEAVVGVWGEGKVGIRFSPSNYYNGISNSDPGSIYDYLLNELNRFPLAYVHLMEPLASLEKFPHYIKEVAARYRKIYKGTIISNGGYTFEKGEQTISEGTVDLVAYGSLFLANPDLPKRFELQAALNTPDRATFYGGTEKGYTDYPFLEEEEVEISR
- a CDS encoding IS630 family transposase → MLTFLLQRYYAPLAAKGVVSHWKVYYQDESRFGLMTVLRRAITLAGIKPVGAYQHRFIYRYCYGLVEPLTGDHFFITAPQVNTLYFEYMLEEFSRHQPQVFKFIFVDKAGYHRAKALQVPQNIRLVYLPSSNPELNPVERLWGDMKNKVAFHNFSHEQELEAWITNTAKSYGQRQIASLTGYPYILEAISKITTSME
- a CDS encoding helix-turn-helix domain-containing protein, translated to MGRVTKTELIESAEQLLKMSKKIAHPLAGARLRAFYLYKSGQAKAYGQIAAAVGYERHAVGQWFRLYKQKGLQACLQIDPGGHKRASQIAGKVLEQLKAKLADPNNYFTSYKQIHEWLHTAHGIDLSYEHVHWFVHRQLGAKLKVVRKSNLKKDLAYEQKYKKN